In one window of Spartinivicinus marinus DNA:
- the trkA gene encoding Trk system potassium transporter TrkA, with the protein MKIIILGAGQVGGTLAENLASEANDITIVDTNAERLRELQDRVDIRSITGNASFPNVLKQAGADDADMLVAVTNSDEENMIACQVAYSLFRTPTKIARIRQNAYLSHPELFQNDLIPVDVIISPERIVTNYIQRLIEHPGALQVVDFADGALQLVAVKAYYGGPLVGQELRYIREHMPSVDTRVAAIFRRGTPILPEGTTVIEADDEVFFIAARKHIRDVMSEMRRLDENYKRIIIAGGGNIGERLASNIENHYNVKLIEKNIDRCHQLSQRLDKTLVFNGHASDKDLLLHENIEETDIFCSLTNDDEANIMSAMLAKRMGARKVMALINNPAYVDLVQGGEIDIAISPQTATIGSLLTHVRRGDVVNVHSLRRGAAEAIEAIAHGDEKSSKVVGKKIGEVPLPEGTSIGAIVRNGEVIIAHDHIVIESDDHVIMFLVDKRRIKEVERLFQVGLTFF; encoded by the coding sequence ATGAAAATCATTATATTGGGGGCTGGTCAGGTTGGCGGTACATTAGCAGAAAACCTGGCTAGCGAAGCCAACGACATCACCATTGTTGACACAAATGCCGAGCGACTGCGCGAATTGCAGGACCGGGTAGATATTCGCTCGATTACTGGAAACGCCTCATTTCCAAACGTGTTAAAACAAGCTGGTGCTGATGATGCTGACATGCTGGTGGCTGTCACTAATAGTGACGAAGAAAATATGATTGCCTGCCAGGTAGCTTACAGCCTGTTCCGCACCCCCACTAAAATTGCTCGTATCCGTCAAAACGCTTATCTCTCACACCCAGAACTGTTTCAAAATGATCTCATTCCAGTCGATGTCATTATCAGTCCAGAGCGCATTGTTACTAACTATATTCAGCGATTAATTGAACACCCAGGGGCATTGCAAGTGGTTGACTTTGCCGATGGAGCACTGCAGCTAGTAGCAGTAAAAGCTTACTATGGCGGCCCGCTGGTTGGTCAGGAGTTACGTTATATTCGTGAGCACATGCCTTCGGTAGATACCCGGGTAGCGGCTATTTTCCGACGAGGCACTCCCATCTTGCCGGAAGGCACCACGGTTATTGAGGCTGATGATGAAGTATTTTTTATCGCTGCAAGAAAACACATCCGTGATGTGATGAGTGAAATGCGCCGACTAGATGAAAACTACAAGCGCATTATTATTGCTGGGGGTGGCAACATCGGTGAGCGTCTAGCCTCGAATATAGAAAATCATTACAACGTAAAACTTATCGAAAAGAATATCGACCGCTGCCATCAACTATCCCAGCGACTGGATAAAACCCTGGTATTCAATGGTCATGCCTCTGATAAAGATTTGTTACTGCATGAGAACATTGAAGAAACTGATATTTTTTGCTCCTTAACCAATGATGATGAAGCCAACATCATGTCGGCCATGCTAGCCAAAAGAATGGGTGCAAGAAAGGTAATGGCCCTGATCAACAACCCTGCCTATGTAGACCTGGTTCAAGGGGGTGAAATTGATATTGCGATTTCTCCACAAACAGCCACCATCGGTAGCTTGCTTACCCACGTAAGACGAGGTGATGTGGTTAACGTGCACTCTCTACGTCGTGGAGCTGCAGAAGCCATTGAGGCAATTGCCCATGGTGATGAAAAGTCATCTAAAGTGGTTGGCAAAAAAATTGGAGAAGTTCCATTACCTGAAGGTACTTCTATTGGTGCCATTGTTCGTAATGGCGAAGTGATTATTGCCCACGATCATATTGTTATTGAGTCTGATGACCATGTGATCATGTTTTTGGTTGATAAGCGTCGAATTAAAGAAGTAGAGCGCCTTTTCCAGGTTGGCCTAACGTTCTTCTAA
- the rsmB gene encoding 16S rRNA (cytosine(967)-C(5))-methyltransferase RsmB, which yields MSDHQPVRMVAAKAIKEVINQGQSLSQILPQYSQQVAPIDRSLLQELCYGTLRWYFRLSSCSKQLLAKPLKSKDADIFALILLGLYQLVYTRIPAHAAIGETVGTCQLLKKNWAKGLVNGVLRQFQRQQQQLLEQADQTPETLTSHPDWLRELLTHHWPDHWPQIIEANNSHPPMTLRVNLSKITRDDFLNQCNEASIEATPCQFAGSAVTLKQPVPVQKIPGFSEGLVSVQDEAAQLSATLLDLQPGQRVLDACAAPGGKTCHILETQPELAEVIALDVDGQRLGKVKENLHRLDLNCQVVEGDASKPLSWWDGREFDRILLDAPCSATGVIRRHPDIKLLRRPEDIDNLAVTQQSILTALWQLLKPGGRLVYATCSVIPEENAEVVLDFLENQADAALSTIDANWGIDTGTGRQLLPQINGHDGFFYACLLKT from the coding sequence ATGTCAGACCATCAGCCGGTGCGAATGGTTGCAGCTAAAGCCATTAAAGAAGTTATTAACCAAGGCCAGTCACTTAGCCAAATATTACCTCAATACAGTCAGCAAGTAGCACCTATAGATCGTAGCCTATTACAAGAGCTGTGCTACGGTACGCTACGCTGGTATTTTAGATTATCTTCGTGTAGCAAGCAGTTGCTGGCAAAGCCACTAAAAAGTAAAGATGCTGATATATTTGCACTGATTTTGCTTGGTCTATATCAGCTGGTTTACACCCGGATTCCAGCCCATGCAGCCATCGGTGAAACAGTAGGTACCTGCCAGCTACTTAAAAAAAACTGGGCAAAGGGTTTAGTTAATGGTGTATTAAGGCAGTTTCAACGCCAGCAGCAGCAACTGCTAGAGCAAGCTGATCAGACGCCAGAAACCTTAACTTCACACCCCGACTGGCTACGCGAGCTACTCACTCATCACTGGCCTGATCATTGGCCACAAATTATTGAGGCTAATAACAGCCACCCTCCTATGACTTTACGGGTTAATTTGAGCAAAATAACCCGTGATGATTTCTTAAACCAATGCAATGAAGCCAGCATTGAAGCAACGCCATGTCAGTTTGCAGGATCAGCCGTCACGCTGAAACAACCTGTACCCGTACAGAAAATTCCAGGTTTTAGTGAAGGCCTGGTGAGTGTACAAGATGAAGCAGCGCAGCTTTCTGCCACGTTATTAGATTTACAGCCTGGTCAACGAGTACTTGATGCCTGTGCAGCCCCTGGTGGAAAAACCTGCCATATTTTAGAGACGCAACCAGAGCTTGCTGAAGTGATTGCACTGGATGTTGATGGACAGCGGCTAGGGAAAGTGAAGGAAAACCTGCACCGACTTGATCTTAACTGCCAAGTAGTAGAGGGAGATGCCAGTAAACCGCTTAGTTGGTGGGATGGCCGCGAGTTTGATCGCATTTTATTAGATGCACCTTGCTCTGCCACTGGTGTAATCAGGCGTCATCCTGATATTAAGTTGCTTAGACGACCTGAAGATATCGATAATCTAGCGGTTACTCAACAAAGTATTCTCACCGCACTATGGCAGTTACTGAAACCTGGGGGACGACTGGTGTATGCCACCTGCTCAGTTATTCCAGAAGAAAATGCTGAAGTAGTACTAGATTTTCTTGAAAATCAGGCTGATGCAGCACTCAGCACTATTGATGCTAACTGGGGTATAGATACGGGTACTGGCCGACAATTGCTACCACAGATCAACGGTCATGATGGTTTCTTTTACGCCTGCTTATTAAAAACCTAG
- the fmt gene encoding methionyl-tRNA formyltransferase → MSIKPLRIVFAGTPEFAAIHLQALLDSQHQVIAAYTQPDRPSGRGRKLTPSPVKVLAEAHQIPVFQPTSLKSEEAQTELASLNADVMVVVAYGLLLPKIILETPHYGCINVHASLLPKWRGAAPIQRAIAAGDKATGVTIMQMDVGLDTGDMLTISECEISDQETGGSLHDKLAEIGSPALLKTLQQIADGQLQPKVQDHENASYAHKLSKQEAHINWEQSATELDCLIRAFNPWPIAFTELDGQRIRVWEAKPLAVNGKSLAILSANSSDQAPGTIISANKEGLDIACGNGTLRITRLQLPNSKSMSVQELLNSRKEQFQPGVKLS, encoded by the coding sequence ATGAGCATAAAGCCACTACGCATCGTTTTCGCCGGTACCCCGGAGTTTGCTGCTATCCATTTACAAGCTTTACTGGATAGCCAGCACCAAGTCATAGCTGCTTACACTCAGCCAGATCGTCCTTCTGGGCGTGGCAGAAAGCTAACCCCAAGCCCAGTTAAAGTATTAGCTGAAGCCCATCAAATACCCGTATTTCAACCTACCAGTTTAAAGTCAGAAGAAGCACAAACGGAGTTAGCCAGCCTTAACGCCGATGTGATGGTCGTAGTCGCTTATGGTTTATTACTGCCAAAAATCATTTTAGAAACACCTCACTACGGTTGTATTAATGTCCACGCTTCTTTATTGCCTAAATGGCGAGGGGCTGCCCCCATTCAACGAGCAATTGCTGCAGGGGACAAAGCTACAGGTGTCACCATTATGCAAATGGATGTTGGGCTGGATACTGGTGATATGCTCACCATCAGTGAGTGTGAAATATCTGATCAAGAAACAGGTGGCTCATTACATGACAAGTTGGCTGAAATTGGTTCACCAGCACTTCTAAAAACTTTACAACAAATAGCTGATGGTCAGTTGCAACCTAAAGTGCAAGATCATGAAAATGCCAGCTACGCACACAAGCTTTCCAAACAAGAAGCTCATATTAACTGGGAACAGTCAGCGACTGAGCTTGATTGTTTGATTCGCGCTTTCAACCCTTGGCCAATTGCCTTTACTGAACTTGATGGCCAGCGTATTCGAGTTTGGGAAGCAAAGCCTTTGGCTGTTAATGGAAAGTCCTTAGCTATTCTTTCAGCAAATAGCTCTGATCAAGCACCTGGCACTATTATTTCTGCAAACAAAGAAGGGTTAGATATTGCCTGCGGTAACGGCACTTTACGTATCACCAGGCTTCAGCTTCCCAACAGTAAATCAATGAGTGTTCAAGAACTTTTGAATAGTCGTAAAGAGCAGTTTCAACCGGGAGTTAAGTTAAGCTAA
- the def gene encoding peptide deformylase: MAVLDILEFPDSRLRIKATPIEKVDDSIRKLANDMLETMYQAPGIGLAATQVNVHKRIVVIDVSEDKSQPYVLINPEFKVLTDKLDHMQEGCLSVPGFYEDVTRPERIKLTALNLDGEQFTMECEGLLAVCVQHEIDHLNGKLFVDYISPLKRNRIKKKLEKQHRFQTA; the protein is encoded by the coding sequence ATGGCCGTTTTAGATATTTTAGAGTTTCCTGATTCACGCCTAAGAATCAAAGCTACACCAATAGAAAAAGTAGACGACTCTATTCGCAAGCTAGCCAATGACATGCTAGAAACTATGTATCAAGCACCGGGTATTGGCTTAGCTGCGACCCAGGTAAATGTTCATAAGCGGATAGTTGTTATTGACGTTTCTGAAGACAAAAGCCAGCCATATGTACTCATTAACCCTGAGTTTAAAGTACTAACTGACAAGCTTGACCATATGCAAGAAGGTTGCTTATCAGTACCTGGCTTTTATGAGGATGTCACCCGTCCAGAAAGAATTAAACTCACCGCACTAAATCTGGATGGTGAACAATTCACCATGGAGTGTGAAGGGTTACTGGCGGTATGTGTTCAACACGAAATTGACCATCTTAATGGAAAACTGTTTGTTGACTATATATCGCCATTAAAGCGTAATCGAATTAAGAAGAAGCTAGAAAAACAGCACCGTTTTCAAACGGCGTAA
- a CDS encoding LysM peptidoglycan-binding domain-containing protein yields the protein MRKSLLGVVFSCLVSFSTVAAENPIRADHPNSYTVKKGDTLWDIANRFLTKPWMWPAIWHVNPIIKNPHLIYPGDQINLVYIDGKPYLTIGKRGAGGVIKLSPKIRKTPIKSAIPAIPLNAINSFMDRSRIIDDEDVIEKAPYVISSRQERIINGVNDLIYARGEFKDDASAYGIFRRAERFTDPKTNEFLGVMVMDIGVGEIKDVANDIATINITESNSEIRIGDRMLETEERRLQPVFHPSSPKKDIEGEILAVVGGVNQIGQFDNVVINRGTRDGLETGNIMSITKKLVIKDHVTKQYVDMPPDEVGLLMIYRPFEKVSYAVVLKATQPIKTGDGVINP from the coding sequence ATGAGGAAATCGCTTCTTGGGGTTGTTTTTTCCTGCCTGGTCAGCTTTTCAACCGTGGCTGCTGAAAATCCCATCCGAGCTGATCATCCTAACTCTTACACCGTGAAAAAAGGTGATACGTTGTGGGATATAGCTAACCGTTTTCTGACTAAGCCCTGGATGTGGCCTGCAATTTGGCACGTAAATCCAATTATTAAAAACCCCCACCTTATCTATCCAGGAGACCAGATAAACTTGGTTTATATTGATGGTAAACCTTATCTGACTATTGGTAAGCGAGGGGCCGGGGGAGTGATTAAGCTGAGCCCGAAAATTCGTAAAACTCCAATTAAATCGGCAATCCCTGCTATTCCATTGAATGCTATTAATAGTTTCATGGACCGAAGTCGTATAATTGATGATGAAGATGTTATTGAAAAAGCTCCATATGTAATTTCCAGCCGGCAAGAGCGGATTATTAATGGCGTTAATGACCTCATTTATGCTCGTGGCGAATTTAAAGACGATGCATCAGCTTATGGTATTTTCCGCCGTGCAGAGCGATTTACTGACCCAAAAACTAATGAGTTTTTAGGTGTAATGGTGATGGATATTGGGGTTGGTGAAATAAAAGACGTTGCTAATGATATTGCCACAATCAATATTACTGAGAGTAATAGTGAAATCAGAATTGGTGACAGAATGCTGGAAACGGAAGAACGTCGTTTGCAGCCAGTCTTCCACCCAAGCTCACCTAAAAAAGATATTGAGGGTGAAATTCTAGCTGTGGTTGGTGGGGTTAACCAAATTGGCCAGTTTGATAATGTGGTGATTAACCGTGGTACTCGTGATGGATTAGAGACTGGTAATATCATGTCTATTACCAAAAAGTTAGTTATCAAAGATCACGTAACTAAACAATATGTCGATATGCCACCTGATGAAGTGGGCTTATTGATGATATATCGTCCGTTTGAGAAGGTGAGCTATGCGGTGGTGTTGAAGGCAACACAACCAATTAAAACGGGAGATGGCGTCATTAATCCTTGA
- the dprA gene encoding DNA-processing protein DprA — MSKQVTWQKLSDWVLLHSVSGVGANRFSQLIARFGSPSLALQQSASKLSDYLPPKSIEIIREIQQGSGKEYDQLQSLLVKTAQWLEHPNHHIISCIDEGYPSAFSHLTDPPPLLFAVGNPDLLEMPQLSIVGSRHPSKSGEENSYHFANTMAKGGFTITSGLADGIDAAAHKGALDAEGYTIAVVGTGLDLVYPAKNKALAERISQSGLLISEFPLGTKPQASNFPRRNRLISCLGLGVLVVEAALQSGSLITARLAAEQGREVFAIPGSIHNPLSKGCHQLIRQGAKLVDSVEHIWEELKHSLNTYSVVRGACQAVEAQEPEEQPVIQPLVLEDPNQQQVLDAIGDETTSMDMIMARTGLAANDVNNLVLELEMQGFIASVPGGVVRNPTQQF; from the coding sequence GTGTCTAAACAAGTAACATGGCAAAAACTGTCAGACTGGGTGCTGTTGCACTCTGTATCCGGTGTTGGTGCTAACCGTTTTAGTCAGTTAATAGCACGATTTGGTAGTCCTTCACTGGCATTGCAGCAATCTGCCAGCAAACTGTCTGACTATTTACCCCCTAAAAGTATTGAAATAATACGAGAAATTCAGCAAGGTTCTGGTAAAGAGTATGATCAGCTGCAGTCATTGCTGGTAAAAACGGCGCAGTGGCTAGAGCATCCTAACCATCATATTATTTCCTGTATTGATGAGGGTTATCCGAGTGCTTTTAGCCACTTAACTGACCCGCCCCCTTTATTATTTGCTGTTGGTAACCCAGATTTATTAGAGATGCCACAACTATCTATTGTGGGTAGTCGCCATCCATCCAAAAGTGGCGAGGAAAATAGTTATCACTTTGCTAATACGATGGCGAAAGGCGGTTTTACTATCACCAGTGGCTTGGCAGATGGCATTGATGCAGCTGCCCATAAAGGTGCTTTAGATGCAGAAGGGTACACAATAGCTGTCGTTGGTACTGGTTTAGATTTGGTTTATCCCGCAAAAAATAAAGCATTAGCCGAACGAATTAGTCAAAGTGGCTTATTAATTTCTGAATTTCCTTTAGGCACTAAACCACAGGCAAGTAATTTTCCACGTCGGAACCGTCTTATCAGTTGTCTTGGGCTGGGGGTGCTAGTAGTTGAAGCAGCACTGCAAAGTGGTTCATTAATTACGGCACGATTAGCTGCGGAGCAAGGGCGAGAGGTTTTTGCTATTCCAGGGTCTATCCATAATCCACTCAGTAAAGGGTGCCATCAATTAATTCGACAAGGTGCTAAGCTGGTTGATAGTGTTGAGCATATCTGGGAAGAGCTAAAGCATAGCTTAAATACTTATTCTGTTGTTAGGGGAGCGTGTCAGGCTGTAGAGGCCCAAGAACCTGAAGAGCAGCCAGTCATTCAACCATTAGTGCTGGAAGACCCTAATCAGCAGCAGGTTTTAGACGCTATTGGTGATGAAACCACTTCTATGGATATGATTATGGCGCGTACTGGGCTAGCTGCAAATGATGTTAATAATCTGGTGCTGGAACTGGAGATGCAAGGGTTTATTGCTTCTGTGCCAGGTGGGGTAGTACGAAACCCTACCCAACAATTTTAA
- the purE gene encoding 5-(carboxyamino)imidazole ribonucleotide mutase yields MAKPFVAILMGSDSDFPKVEAAIGVLKKLSIPYEVRVHSAHRTPDATHQYVTGADQRGCAAFIACAGMAAHLAGVVASLTIKPVIGVPIDAGPLDGLDALMSTVQMPGGIPVATVAIGKAGAKNAGYLAAQIIAVSDADLAERLKADRAENAKEVLAKNEALQKQLNG; encoded by the coding sequence ATGGCTAAGCCTTTTGTGGCCATTTTAATGGGGTCTGACTCAGACTTTCCAAAAGTTGAAGCGGCAATTGGAGTTTTGAAAAAACTGTCAATTCCTTATGAAGTGCGGGTTCACTCAGCTCATCGTACTCCAGATGCTACTCATCAATATGTTACAGGTGCTGATCAGCGTGGTTGTGCTGCTTTTATTGCTTGTGCAGGTATGGCTGCTCACTTAGCTGGTGTAGTTGCATCTTTAACTATTAAGCCAGTTATTGGCGTGCCAATTGATGCAGGCCCTCTAGATGGCTTAGATGCATTAATGTCTACAGTACAAATGCCTGGTGGTATTCCTGTTGCAACAGTGGCAATTGGTAAGGCGGGTGCAAAAAATGCTGGCTACCTTGCTGCACAAATCATTGCAGTATCTGACGCAGATTTAGCTGAGCGTTTAAAAGCTGATCGTGCAGAAAATGCTAAAGAAGTGTTAGCAAAAAACGAAGCTTTGCAAAAGCAACTAAACGGCTAG
- a CDS encoding L-threonylcarbamoyladenylate synthase, translated as MTADVFQTAVSAMHRGGVVAYPTEAVWGLGCDPWQQTAVEEILKLKQRPMEKGLIMVAADISQIEPLLKSVTAEQLTQLKASWPGPVTWLIPDPENWVPQWVKGEHSAVAIRISDHPVVTKLCRLIGKPIISTSANLAGEPELKTEQAVRQQFGDKLDAVVSGERGNQTKPSQIRDLITNQILR; from the coding sequence ATGACAGCTGATGTATTTCAGACCGCCGTGAGTGCTATGCACCGCGGCGGTGTCGTGGCTTATCCTACTGAAGCAGTATGGGGGCTTGGTTGTGACCCCTGGCAGCAGACAGCAGTAGAGGAAATCCTTAAGCTGAAACAGCGCCCTATGGAAAAAGGGTTGATTATGGTTGCAGCTGATATAAGTCAGATTGAGCCATTACTTAAGTCTGTAACAGCTGAACAACTGACACAGCTTAAAGCAAGTTGGCCTGGCCCTGTTACCTGGCTCATTCCTGATCCTGAGAATTGGGTGCCGCAGTGGGTTAAAGGAGAACACAGTGCTGTTGCAATTCGGATAAGTGATCATCCTGTTGTAACGAAACTTTGTCGGTTGATAGGAAAGCCAATTATTTCCACCTCAGCTAATTTAGCTGGTGAGCCAGAACTAAAGACTGAGCAGGCAGTTAGGCAACAGTTTGGTGATAAACTGGATGCAGTTGTTTCTGGAGAGCGGGGTAATCAGACTAAGCCATCGCAGATTAGGGATTTGATTACTAACCAAATATTACGGTAA
- the hemF gene encoding oxygen-dependent coproporphyrinogen oxidase, protein MTQPDIQAVKNYLLNLQDNICRALEQEDGEAKFQQDEWQREGGGGGRTRVISNGAVIEKGGVNFSHVFGAGLPASATAARPELAGRSFQALGVSLVIHPHNPFVPTSHANVRFFMAEKPGADPVWWFGGGYDLTPYYGFEEDCKHWHQTAKEACEPFGNDVYPHYKKWCDDYFFLKHRNEPRGVGGLFFDDLNEWGFAKSFQFMQSIGDSYIKAYQPIVKKRKNEAYNEQQKAFQEYRRGRYVEFNLVYDRGTLFGLQSGGRTESILMSLPPKVRWEYNWQPQQGSLEAELYEKFLIHKEWI, encoded by the coding sequence GTGACTCAGCCAGATATTCAAGCCGTTAAAAATTATCTTCTTAACTTGCAAGACAATATTTGTCGTGCATTAGAACAAGAAGATGGTGAAGCGAAATTTCAGCAGGATGAATGGCAAAGAGAAGGAGGAGGCGGTGGTCGTACTCGGGTGATTAGCAATGGCGCTGTCATCGAAAAAGGGGGAGTTAATTTTTCTCATGTATTTGGTGCAGGCTTGCCAGCATCAGCAACCGCTGCAAGACCAGAATTAGCGGGACGTAGTTTTCAGGCATTGGGGGTATCGTTAGTTATTCATCCTCATAACCCTTTTGTGCCCACTTCTCATGCTAATGTTCGCTTTTTTATGGCGGAAAAACCAGGTGCTGATCCAGTGTGGTGGTTTGGTGGTGGTTATGATTTAACGCCATACTATGGTTTTGAAGAAGACTGTAAACACTGGCATCAAACGGCCAAAGAAGCCTGTGAGCCTTTTGGCAATGATGTTTATCCTCATTATAAAAAATGGTGTGATGACTACTTTTTCTTAAAGCATCGTAATGAACCAAGAGGTGTTGGTGGTTTATTTTTTGATGATTTAAATGAGTGGGGGTTTGCCAAAAGCTTTCAGTTCATGCAAAGCATAGGTGATAGCTATATTAAGGCTTATCAGCCAATTGTGAAAAAGCGTAAAAACGAGGCCTATAACGAACAACAAAAAGCTTTCCAAGAATACCGTCGTGGCCGCTATGTTGAGTTTAATCTAGTATACGACAGGGGTACGCTATTTGGTTTGCAGTCTGGTGGTAGAACCGAATCAATTTTAATGTCATTGCCACCAAAGGTGCGCTGGGAATATAACTGGCAACCACAACAAGGCAGCTTGGAAGCAGAGCTTTATGAAAAATTTTTAATTCATAAAGAGTGGATATAG
- the aroE gene encoding shikimate dehydrogenase, producing MTDQYAVVGNPIAHSKSPVIHQLFAGTTNQDLTYNTLLAPLEAFEETIKDFFAQGGKGLNVTVPFKQNAWHYAQQLTEAAKRAGAVNTLWLDQENQLCGDNTDGVGLVTDLEINQQVALKNKKILILGAGGAVRGILEPVIAKQPAKITIANRTVVKADKLADDFADLMAMEAVNFSELSETFDIIINGTSASLHGNIPPLPEVVIDPQTICYDMMYSAEATPFNQWAEQKGSQKQIDGLGMLVEQAAAAFHIWRGVKPTTKDVIEKMRREL from the coding sequence ATGACAGACCAATATGCAGTTGTCGGTAATCCTATTGCTCATAGTAAATCCCCTGTTATTCACCAGTTGTTTGCAGGAACAACCAACCAAGATTTAACCTATAATACACTGCTAGCCCCATTAGAAGCCTTTGAGGAAACCATAAAAGATTTCTTTGCTCAAGGCGGTAAAGGCCTTAATGTCACGGTGCCATTTAAACAAAATGCTTGGCATTATGCTCAGCAGTTAACCGAGGCTGCTAAGCGGGCTGGAGCTGTTAATACCCTTTGGCTTGATCAAGAAAATCAATTGTGCGGTGATAATACAGATGGTGTAGGCTTGGTAACTGATTTAGAAATTAACCAACAAGTGGCACTGAAAAATAAAAAAATACTGATTTTAGGTGCAGGCGGTGCAGTTAGAGGAATATTAGAACCAGTAATTGCAAAGCAACCTGCCAAAATTACTATTGCAAATCGAACCGTAGTAAAAGCAGATAAACTGGCCGACGATTTTGCAGACTTAATGGCAATGGAAGCTGTTAATTTTAGCGAATTAAGTGAAACCTTTGATATTATTATTAATGGTACCTCTGCTAGTTTACATGGTAATATCCCACCATTGCCAGAGGTGGTTATTGATCCGCAGACCATATGTTATGACATGATGTATAGTGCAGAAGCAACACCATTTAACCAGTGGGCAGAACAAAAAGGATCACAAAAGCAGATTGATGGTTTAGGTATGCTTGTCGAGCAGGCCGCTGCTGCGTTTCACATTTGGCGTGGTGTTAAGCCAACGACAAAAGATGTGATAGAAAAAATGAGGCGAGAGTTGTAG